GATACTCATCAAACTTCCTCTTTTCTATAGGGGAAGTTTTTAATTATTGGTAACTTCTAAAACTAACTTCCAGTTTCCCACAACCTAGCTTTTAGTATGAGAAAAATGCGTGAAATCAGTGGAAATCCGTCTTAGACTAACTTCCACTGGTTTTCTTTTTCTTGATATATAAGGGTTCAAAAGCGAAAAGACTCAGAAAAAAGTGCACGACAAATAGCCCTAAAACAGAGTCGTCTTAGAGTAAATTCCAGTTGCTAGCGTTTAGTGTGAGACTTTTCGATGGTGATAAGATGTGTAGTTAGAGGGGAAAATTCCCTTTATTTCAATAAATCAGGTGATAAGTGTGTGTCTTCTGGTTTGACAAATTGGCAACCCAGAAGAGCAGCGATGTCCTCGCCAAAGGTGAAGGTGAAGACGTCGTAAGCAGATTTTCCTTGAAACTCTTCTCGTTTCAAGGAATTGACATGGGAAATGACTAGATTGACGTCTTTCTGAGTCAGCTGGTCAAAGGAAGTGCCCTTGGGAAGAATGGCTCGCAAAACCGTATGGTTCTTCTCAATCCGCCCCTTCTGGTCAGGACGGCTAGGGTCGCAGAAGTAGAGGTGAGACTTCCCATCAATGTCTCGCTCAAGCTCCTCCACATAGGCGAACTCAGATCCGTTGTCTGTGAGAATGACAGGGAACAGCTGATGGAACGCACACCCTCCGTCCATGACTCTTTCTTTCAAAGCTGCGAATTTAGTGGCGACCTCCAGAGCGGTCTTGTTGTTCAAAAGCAGGGCGAAGAGGAAGTTGCAGAAGGAAACGTTGAAGGTGAGCAGTAGCTTTCCACCAGGTCTGCCGATGACCGTGTCCATTTCCAACCATTTGAAGAAATCATCTGTTTCTCGTAACTCTTGGAAATCTTGATAGGTCCGCCCAATTTTCAGCTCTTTAGGAATAGCTACTTTTCTGGATTTTCTGCGTTCCTTGAACGTGACCATCCGAGGGAAATCAATGGGCTTGGCTGTCAGATAGCCCAGCTTGGCATGCCGATACACCGTAGCTTTCGACACAGGTAGGTTATGTGTCTGAATGATATGGTAGATGCTTTGTTTCTTCTGGATGCCTAGGGTTAAGATCTTGTCCATCTGATAAAAACTTTCCTTGTTTAGGGGAATGCCCTGTCTGGATTCCCTCAACATAGTCTCGTACTGCTCCTGTGCCTTTTTCGCGTAGTAAAGATAGTGGTTAAACCCACAATCCGTCCTCTTTTTTGGACAGTTGTTACAGACATAAGGAGCTTTTTTGAGAAGAGGGCAATCCGTGCAATCAGATTTGACGGATGTTGGATGCATGATGCGATTGCGCTTGATTTCCTTTGAAATCGTTGACGGGTCTTTCCCCATCTTCTCAGCGATGGAACGGAAAGTCTCCTGTTGGCTGATTCCAGTTTGGATGTCAATACGGTCTTCTAGAGTGAGATGTTTTTGTTTTTTCGTCATGAGGTACCTCCTCACGAAAAGTCTCAGACTTAATTCTAGCATAATTCATCGTCTGAGACTAACTTCCAGTTTTGGGAGAGAGATGGAAGTTACTTTGAGAAGTTACGGTTTTTAATTATTGGTAACTTCTAAAACTAACTTCCAGTTTCCCACAACCTAGCTTTTAGTATGAGAAAAACGCGTGAAATCAGTGGAAATCCGTCTTAGACTAACTTCCACTGGTTTTCTTTTTCTTGATATATAAGGGTTCAAAAGCGAAAAGACTCAGAAAAAAGTGCACGACAAATAGCCCTAAAACAGAGTCGTCTTAGAGTAAATTCCAGTTGCTAGCGTTTAGTGTGAGACTTTTCGATGGTGATAAGATGTGTAGTTAGAGGGGAAAATTCCCTTTATTTCAATAAATCAGGTGATAGGTGTGTGTCTTCTGGTTTGACAAATTGGCAACCCAGAAGAGCAGCGATGTCCTCGCCAAAGGTGAAGGTGAAGATGTCGTAAGCAGATTTTCCTTGAAACTCTTCTCGTTTCAAGGAATTGACATGGGAAATGACTAGATTGACGTCTTTCTGAGTCAGCTGGTCAAAGGAAGTGCCCTTGGGAAGAATGGCTCGCAAAACCGTATGGTTCTTCTCAATCCGCCCCTTC
This portion of the Streptococcus mitis B6 genome encodes:
- a CDS encoding IS30-like element ISSmi1 family transposase, which codes for MTKKQKHLTLEDRIDIQTGISQQETFRSIAEKMGKDPSTISKEIKRNRIMHPTSVKSDCTDCPLLKKAPYVCNNCPKKRTDCGFNHYLYYAKKAQEQYETMLRESRQGIPLNKESFYQMDKILTLGIQKKQSIYHIIQTHNLPVSKATVYRHAKLGYLTAKPIDFPRMVTFKERRKSRKVAIPKELKIGRTYQDFQELRETDDFFKWLEMDTVIGRPGGKLLLTFNVSFCNFLFALLLNNKTALEVATKFAALKERVMDGGCAFHQLFPVILTDNGSEFAYVEELERDIDGKSHLYFCDPSRPDQKGRIEKNHTVLRAILPKGTSFDQLTQKDVNLVISHVNSLKREEFQGKSAYDVFTFTFGEDIAALLGCQFVKPEDTHLSPDLLK